A genomic segment from Pseudomonas sp. S09G 359 encodes:
- a CDS encoding ABC transporter substrate-binding protein produces the protein MKPLLLTLLTAALLTGANGATAQPLRIAYADPVSSLDPQLNNHAGDRSIALHVWESLLDRRDDKNLPGLAESWKAIDANTWEFKIRQGVKWQDGQPFTADDLVFSLERARNVPGSVAPYSSSLRTVESVSAPDPYTLRVKTSVPNPLLVQNIDSVYIVSRHIGAKSSTEDYNSGKAVIGTGPYRLVSYAQGDRTLFERNKDYWGKPPLWDTVDYRFIANPASRTAALLAGDVDVIDKVSPQDVKKLQATSSVKVFAYPGLRALLIQPSFRVGPNEFIRDNQGKPLAENPLRDVRVRQALSLAINRKAIAERILQNTVTVANQWMPADTFGYNPDVKDIANDPAQAKKLLAEAGYPDGFQLTVHVPGDRYPLAPETLQAVAQFWARVGIKVDLQVVPWSVYASRANKNEYAVTVIAWGNGTGEAGYGLLNVLASADPSKGQGSSNWGRYSNPQVDKDLELSSAEFDEGKREAILRDSVQRVSDDVGILPLFHYQNIWAARKGLRVNPLVSDRTTASMVTEEK, from the coding sequence ATGAAGCCCTTGCTGCTGACGCTACTGACTGCCGCGCTGTTGACCGGCGCCAACGGGGCCACCGCCCAGCCCCTGCGCATTGCCTACGCCGACCCGGTATCGTCGTTGGACCCGCAGTTGAACAACCACGCCGGTGACCGTTCCATCGCGCTGCATGTGTGGGAGTCCCTGCTCGACCGCCGCGATGACAAAAACCTGCCGGGCCTGGCCGAAAGCTGGAAGGCGATCGACGCCAACACCTGGGAATTCAAGATCCGCCAGGGGGTGAAATGGCAGGACGGCCAGCCGTTCACTGCCGATGACCTGGTGTTTTCCCTGGAGCGCGCACGCAATGTGCCTGGCAGCGTCGCGCCGTATTCCAGCAGTTTGCGCACCGTGGAATCGGTCAGTGCGCCCGACCCCTACACCCTGCGCGTGAAGACCTCGGTACCCAACCCGTTGCTGGTGCAGAACATCGACTCGGTCTACATCGTCAGCCGGCATATCGGCGCCAAATCCAGTACCGAGGACTACAACAGCGGCAAGGCGGTGATTGGCACCGGGCCTTATCGATTGGTGTCGTACGCTCAGGGCGACCGCACGCTGTTCGAGCGCAATAAGGACTACTGGGGCAAGCCGCCGTTGTGGGACACCGTGGACTACCGTTTTATCGCCAACCCGGCGAGCCGCACCGCCGCGTTGCTGGCCGGTGACGTCGATGTGATCGACAAGGTCTCGCCCCAGGACGTGAAAAAACTCCAGGCCACCTCCAGCGTCAAGGTGTTCGCCTACCCCGGGTTGCGTGCGCTGCTGATCCAGCCAAGCTTCCGCGTCGGGCCGAATGAATTTATCCGCGATAACCAGGGCAAGCCGCTGGCCGAGAACCCGCTGCGCGATGTGCGGGTGCGCCAGGCACTGTCCTTGGCGATCAACCGCAAGGCCATTGCCGAGCGCATTTTGCAGAACACCGTCACCGTGGCCAATCAGTGGATGCCCGCCGATACCTTCGGCTACAACCCAGACGTCAAAGACATCGCCAACGACCCGGCCCAGGCGAAAAAGCTGCTCGCCGAAGCCGGTTACCCCGACGGGTTCCAACTGACCGTGCATGTGCCCGGCGACCGCTACCCACTGGCGCCGGAAACCTTGCAGGCGGTGGCGCAGTTCTGGGCGCGGGTCGGCATCAAGGTCGACCTGCAAGTGGTGCCCTGGTCGGTATACGCCAGCCGCGCGAATAAAAACGAATACGCCGTCACTGTGATCGCCTGGGGCAATGGCACCGGTGAGGCCGGCTATGGCCTGCTCAATGTGCTGGCCAGCGCCGATCCGAGCAAAGGGCAGGGCTCGTCGAACTGGGGGCGCTACAGCAACCCGCAGGTGGACAAGGACCTGGAACTGTCGTCGGCCGAGTTCGATGAAGGCAAGCGCGAAGCGATCCTGCGTGATTCGGTGCAGCGCGTGAGCGACGACGTGGGCATCCTGCCGTTGTTCCACTACCAGAATATCTGGGCTGCCCGCAAAGGCCTGCGTGTCAACCCGCTGGTGAGCGACCGCACCACCGCCTCGATGGTGACGGAGGAAAAGTAA
- a CDS encoding ABC transporter ATP-binding protein — MANEPVPLIELRQVSKQFGQAPGGLLQRLGLSRPRPLTRAVDNVDLRIARGEVVGLVGESGCGKSTLGRMVAGLLPASSGSVALDGQPMHALGAAQRLKVQMIFQDPYASLNPRLRVDRIVGEGALRQGLIDRGGYDDYVSAQLRRAGLSPELRQRYPHQFSGGQRQRIGIARALAVQPQLLVCDESVAALDVSIQAQILNLFMDLREQLGLTYLFISHDLGVVEHLCDRVVVMYLGRVVESATVDELFARANHPYTQALLAQIPKFELRRSQYQAIRGEIPSPLNPPTGCHFHPRCPHATARCREEIPPLREVSPDHLSACHLNLAS; from the coding sequence ATGGCCAATGAACCCGTGCCGTTGATTGAGTTGCGACAGGTCAGCAAACAGTTTGGCCAGGCGCCCGGCGGCCTGTTGCAACGCCTCGGCCTGAGCCGCCCACGTCCGCTGACGCGCGCGGTAGACAACGTCGACCTGCGTATTGCCCGCGGCGAAGTGGTAGGGCTGGTGGGGGAGTCCGGTTGCGGCAAATCCACCCTGGGGCGCATGGTCGCCGGCCTGCTGCCGGCTTCCAGTGGCAGCGTGGCGCTGGACGGCCAGCCGATGCACGCGCTGGGCGCGGCGCAAAGGCTCAAGGTGCAAATGATCTTCCAGGACCCGTACGCCAGCCTCAACCCACGGCTGCGGGTCGACCGTATTGTCGGCGAAGGGGCATTGCGCCAGGGGTTGATCGACCGTGGCGGGTATGACGACTACGTCAGCGCCCAGTTGCGCCGTGCGGGCCTGAGCCCCGAGTTGCGCCAGCGTTACCCGCACCAATTCAGCGGCGGTCAGCGCCAACGCATCGGTATCGCGCGCGCCCTGGCCGTGCAGCCGCAGTTGCTGGTGTGTGACGAGTCGGTGGCGGCGCTGGATGTGTCGATCCAGGCGCAGATCCTCAACCTGTTCATGGACCTGCGCGAGCAACTGGGGCTGACCTACCTGTTTATCAGCCATGACCTCGGCGTGGTCGAGCACCTGTGCGACCGCGTGGTGGTGATGTACCTGGGGCGGGTGGTGGAGTCGGCGACCGTGGATGAACTGTTCGCCCGCGCTAACCACCCTTACACCCAGGCGTTGCTGGCGCAGATCCCCAAGTTCGAATTGCGTCGCAGCCAGTACCAGGCGATTCGCGGCGAAATCCCGAGCCCCTTGAACCCGCCCACGGGCTGCCACTTTCACCCGCGTTGCCCGCATGCCACGGCGCGTTGCCGTGAAGAAATACCGCCGCTTCGAGAAGTGTCACCCGACCACTTGAGCGCCTGCCACCTCAACCTTGCCTCTTAG
- a CDS encoding ABC transporter ATP-binding protein, whose amino-acid sequence MKPLDNAVLPATLEVRNLSTSFHTRDGILPAVREVSLRLQPGRILGLVGESGSGKSVTGFSILGLVDAPGRISGGQILFQGRDLVQLRPAQLRQLQGNRIAMIFQDPMMTLNPVLRIDTQMIEAVRAHNPMSKRQAREHACATLASMGIASPEERLRAYPHQLSGGMRQRVAIAIALLHRPDLIIADEPTTALDVTIQAQILGEVQKLVREQGTALIWITHDLSVVAGLADDVAVMYAGRIVEQGSVDAVLDRPLHPYTQGLIDSLPSRNRRGQRLRQIPGMAPDLLSMPAGCAFAERCSRASNACIEQPQPLEIEPGRSVRCFHPGGVHGQ is encoded by the coding sequence ATGAAACCATTGGATAACGCGGTACTGCCGGCGACCCTGGAAGTGCGCAACCTGTCGACCTCCTTCCACACGCGCGACGGCATTCTACCGGCAGTGCGCGAGGTGTCCCTGCGCCTGCAACCGGGGCGCATTCTGGGGCTGGTGGGCGAGTCGGGTTCGGGTAAATCCGTCACCGGTTTCTCTATCCTCGGGCTGGTAGATGCGCCGGGGCGTATCAGCGGCGGTCAGATCCTGTTCCAGGGCCGCGACCTGGTTCAGCTCCGCCCGGCGCAGTTGCGCCAGTTGCAGGGCAACCGCATCGCGATGATCTTTCAAGACCCGATGATGACGCTCAACCCGGTGCTGCGCATCGACACGCAAATGATCGAAGCCGTGCGTGCCCACAACCCGATGAGCAAGCGCCAGGCGCGCGAGCATGCCTGCGCCACCCTGGCGTCGATGGGCATTGCCAGCCCCGAAGAGCGCCTGCGCGCCTACCCGCATCAACTGTCCGGCGGCATGCGCCAGCGGGTAGCGATTGCCATCGCGTTGTTGCACCGCCCCGATCTGATCATCGCCGATGAACCGACCACCGCGCTCGACGTGACCATCCAGGCGCAGATTCTCGGCGAGGTGCAGAAACTGGTGCGCGAGCAAGGCACTGCACTGATCTGGATTACCCATGATCTGTCGGTGGTCGCCGGCCTGGCCGATGACGTGGCGGTGATGTACGCCGGGCGCATCGTGGAGCAGGGCAGCGTCGACGCAGTGCTCGACCGGCCGCTGCACCCCTACACCCAAGGCTTGATCGACAGCCTGCCGAGTCGCAACCGGCGTGGCCAGCGCCTGCGGCAGATCCCCGGGATGGCCCCGGACCTGCTGTCCATGCCCGCCGGTTGTGCATTCGCCGAGCGTTGCAGCCGTGCCAGCAATGCCTGCATCGAGCAGCCGCAGCCCCTTGAAATCGAACCCGGTCGCAGCGTGCGTTGCTTCCATCCTGGAGGTGTGCATGGCCAATGA
- a CDS encoding ABC transporter permease, with the protein MTRVQSLWQRGAMDFMRSPLAIVGLLILAVIVLAALLAPWITPQNPYDLMQLDVLDARLAPGATSGEGHYTYWLGTDGQGRDLYSAIVYGLRISLLVGVGSALIAAVIGTLLGLVSAYAGGWVDALLMRLVDLLLSFPGILMALMILAWLGKGVGNVVLTLVVLEWAYYARTARGQALVESRREYVEAARGQGISRWRILVGHILPNCLPPLIVIGALQIARAITLEATLSFLGLGVPITEPSLGLLIANGFQFMLGDEYWISVFPGLALLLTIVAINLVGDRLRDVLNPRLQR; encoded by the coding sequence ATGACCCGCGTGCAGTCACTGTGGCAACGCGGCGCCATGGATTTCATGCGTTCGCCCCTGGCGATTGTCGGCCTGCTGATCCTGGCGGTGATCGTATTGGCCGCGCTGCTGGCGCCGTGGATCACTCCGCAAAATCCCTATGACCTGATGCAGCTGGATGTACTGGATGCACGCCTGGCGCCCGGCGCCACCAGCGGCGAAGGGCATTACACCTATTGGCTGGGCACCGACGGCCAGGGGCGTGACCTGTATTCGGCGATTGTCTACGGGCTGCGTATCAGCCTGCTGGTGGGGGTTGGCTCGGCGTTGATCGCCGCCGTGATCGGTACGTTGCTCGGGCTGGTGTCGGCGTATGCCGGCGGCTGGGTGGATGCGCTGCTGATGCGCCTGGTGGACCTGCTGTTGTCGTTTCCCGGCATCCTGATGGCGCTGATGATCCTGGCCTGGCTGGGCAAGGGCGTGGGCAACGTGGTGCTGACCCTGGTGGTGCTGGAGTGGGCGTACTACGCACGTACCGCGCGTGGCCAGGCGCTGGTGGAAAGCCGCCGTGAGTACGTCGAGGCCGCCCGTGGTCAGGGCATCAGCCGCTGGCGCATCCTGGTCGGGCATATCCTGCCCAACTGCCTGCCGCCACTGATTGTGATCGGTGCGCTGCAGATCGCCCGCGCCATCACCCTGGAGGCGACCCTGTCGTTCCTTGGCCTTGGCGTACCGATTACCGAACCGTCCCTGGGCCTGCTGATCGCCAACGGCTTCCAGTTCATGCTCGGTGATGAATATTGGATCAGTGTGTTCCCCGGCTTGGCGCTACTGCTGACCATCGTCGCGATCAACCTGGTAGGCGACCGCCTGCGGGACGTGCTCAATCCGAGGTTGCAGCGATGA
- a CDS encoding ABC transporter permease: MTAWLLRRVGQAVLVMLLMTLIVFVGLNAIGNPVDILIGEDLNQAERLQAIARLGLDQPLWQQYLTFLNGALHGHLGKSFVHHEDALQLILQRLPATFELAFSALLMAIVIGVPLGLFAGLYPEHFASRLMMTGSIVGFSLPSFWVALMLIMLFSVHLGWLPASGRGATREWLGIQWSWLTLDGWQHLLLPALNLALFKISLVLRLTRAGVREILPQDFVKFARAKGLSPLRVTLMHVLRNTLIPLVTVLGLELGSTIAYAVVTESIFAWPGAGKLILDSINSLDRPVVVAYLMVVVVIFVSLNLLVDVLYRLLDPRVRLEGAQ; the protein is encoded by the coding sequence ATGACCGCGTGGTTACTCCGGCGTGTGGGCCAGGCCGTGCTGGTGATGCTGCTGATGACCCTGATCGTGTTCGTCGGCCTGAATGCCATCGGCAACCCGGTGGATATCCTCATCGGCGAAGACCTCAACCAGGCCGAACGCTTGCAGGCCATTGCACGCCTGGGCCTGGACCAGCCGCTGTGGCAGCAATACCTCACGTTCCTCAACGGCGCGCTGCACGGTCACCTGGGCAAGAGTTTCGTGCATCACGAAGACGCATTGCAGCTGATCCTGCAGCGGTTGCCGGCGACCTTCGAGCTGGCTTTCAGCGCCTTGCTCATGGCGATTGTGATCGGCGTACCGCTGGGGCTGTTTGCCGGCCTGTATCCGGAACACTTCGCCTCACGGTTGATGATGACGGGCAGCATCGTCGGTTTCTCGCTGCCGTCGTTCTGGGTAGCGCTGATGCTGATCATGCTGTTTTCGGTGCACCTGGGCTGGCTGCCCGCCAGTGGGCGTGGCGCGACACGTGAATGGCTGGGTATCCAATGGTCATGGTTGACCCTCGATGGCTGGCAGCACTTGTTGCTGCCGGCGTTGAACCTGGCGTTGTTCAAAATTTCCCTGGTGCTGCGCCTGACCCGCGCCGGCGTGCGCGAAATCCTGCCCCAGGATTTCGTCAAGTTCGCCCGGGCCAAGGGGCTGTCGCCGCTGCGAGTGACGCTTATGCATGTGTTGCGCAATACCTTGATTCCGCTGGTGACGGTGCTCGGCCTGGAGCTGGGCTCGACCATCGCCTACGCGGTGGTCACCGAAAGCATCTTCGCCTGGCCCGGCGCCGGCAAACTGATCCTCGACAGCATCAACAGCCTCGATCGGCCGGTGGTGGTGGCGTACCTGATGGTGGTCGTGGTGATTTTCGTCAGCCTCAACCTGCTGGTGGATGTGCTGTATCGCCTGCTGGATCCGCGCGTGCGCCTGGAAGGTGCGCAATGA
- a CDS encoding FAD-dependent oxidoreductase: protein MPHTTAPIGLPALEARLREDLEWLDLPAQPWVKPRQLEGRPLLEVAVIGGGMAGMAVAAELGHLGVRAVVFDQAAQGFEGPWATTARMQTLRSPKQLSGPALGLPALTFRAWFQAQFGLQAWEALDKIPRLQWADYLRWYRQVLRLDVRNQHRVTRVQPLADGRVELHVEVQGQAQVFSARHVVLATGRDGLGGPWVPELARQLPREYWAHSADGLEDAWFVGKRVAVIGGGASAMDAAGTALEAGALNVDLLVRRKDLPRINKGKGAGSPGMTHGYWRLPDDWKWSIRHYLNLQQVPPPHGSTLRVSRHANARFLLSSPVESVAVQGDGSLVLHTPTARLSYDFLVFATGFRSNLDLRPEFAPFAPHIKLWRDRYTAPAGQEDLELSQLPDLGALFEFQPRTPGACPGLDRVHCFSYPAALTYGGVSGDIPAISEGAKRMAQGLAGQLFNDDVELHFAAMQTYAEPELQGDEWQVGSLRAEERRT from the coding sequence ATGCCGCACACCACCGCACCCATCGGTCTACCCGCCCTCGAAGCGCGCCTGCGCGAGGACCTGGAGTGGCTCGACCTTCCCGCCCAGCCCTGGGTGAAACCGCGCCAGCTGGAGGGGCGGCCCTTGCTGGAAGTGGCCGTGATCGGCGGCGGGATGGCGGGCATGGCGGTGGCGGCTGAGCTTGGCCACCTGGGCGTGCGGGCGGTGGTGTTCGACCAGGCGGCGCAAGGTTTCGAAGGGCCGTGGGCAACCACCGCGCGCATGCAAACGCTGCGCTCGCCCAAGCAGTTGAGCGGACCGGCCCTGGGCTTGCCGGCGCTGACGTTCCGCGCCTGGTTCCAGGCGCAGTTCGGCCTGCAGGCGTGGGAGGCGCTGGATAAAATTCCGCGCCTGCAATGGGCCGATTACTTGCGCTGGTATCGCCAGGTGCTGCGCCTGGATGTGCGCAACCAGCACCGTGTCACCCGGGTGCAACCGTTGGCGGATGGGCGCGTGGAGTTGCACGTTGAGGTGCAAGGCCAGGCACAGGTGTTCTCGGCACGGCACGTGGTGTTGGCCACCGGGCGCGATGGGTTGGGCGGCCCTTGGGTGCCTGAGCTGGCGCGCCAGTTGCCCCGCGAGTATTGGGCGCATTCCGCCGATGGCCTGGAGGATGCCTGGTTTGTCGGCAAGCGCGTGGCGGTAATCGGCGGCGGCGCCTCGGCGATGGACGCTGCCGGTACCGCGCTGGAAGCCGGCGCGCTTAACGTCGACCTGCTGGTACGGCGCAAGGATCTGCCACGTATCAACAAGGGCAAAGGCGCCGGCAGCCCGGGCATGACCCATGGCTACTGGCGCTTGCCGGACGATTGGAAGTGGAGCATCCGCCATTACCTGAACTTGCAGCAGGTGCCGCCGCCCCATGGCAGCACCTTGCGGGTGTCGCGCCACGCCAATGCACGCTTTCTGCTGAGCAGCCCCGTCGAGTCGGTGGCGGTCCAAGGCGACGGCAGCCTGGTGCTGCACACCCCCACGGCGCGGTTGAGCTACGACTTTCTGGTGTTCGCCACCGGGTTTCGCAGCAACCTCGACTTGCGTCCGGAATTCGCGCCGTTCGCGCCGCATATCAAACTCTGGCGCGACCGCTACACCGCGCCCGCCGGCCAGGAAGACCTGGAGCTGTCGCAACTGCCGGACCTCGGCGCGCTGTTCGAATTCCAGCCGCGCACGCCCGGCGCCTGCCCTGGCCTGGACCGCGTGCATTGCTTCAGTTACCCGGCAGCGCTGACTTACGGCGGCGTATCCGGCGACATCCCGGCCATCAGCGAAGGCGCCAAGCGTATGGCCCAGGGCCTGGCCGGGCAGTTGTTCAACGATGACGTCGAGCTGCACTTCGCCGCCATGCAAACCTATGCCGAACCAGAGCTGCAAGGCGATGAATGGCAGGTGGGCAGTCTGCGGGCCGAGGAGCGGCGTACATGA
- a CDS encoding TonB-dependent siderophore receptor gives MQPSFSSNAFFSPAAFALTGLCLASTPLLADDDPDTERKKAEPVMQTVVSVGNRGNQRTVAQSAVPIDVIGGEDLQKQGGSTALRDALEHLLPSFNVAKVTGGAYSNVARAAGLRGLGGGYVLVLVNGKRRHGGSVASENSVLVEGWNPADLDLIPISAIDRVEVLRDGAAAQYGSDAIAGVINIILKSDSSGGSSSTMAGRRSHYASGVGSNGETYQQTFNYGLPLPNEGFFNFALDAKKQDSTKRSGVATGAFYYPVNGQPDPRENTVEKRSFGGGLPEIEQINLSYNAELPLNDSTSLYSFSTLGKQDALVSIGFRRPNSNTIINELYPDGIAPDFTFESLDYQSTFGARGDDLAGWGWDLSTSYGANRQKQMTENNLNPSLGTASPTDFTLQTNQFTQWTTNLDLNRKLDIGTRNPLNFATGLEYRFEQYRTESGDVDSYRNGNYRYPVGHPRAGQLAAIGALGNYLLLPEDEVNLRRSDTAAYIDLGLDVTDKWFVGAAGRFEHYTDSSGNTWTGKLSTRYAFTPEIAARGALSSGFVAPSMVQQGYAKTGLGRRTVGNTTQDIMIKRVQTYSAIGRALGAEDLEPVKSQSISAGLTWTPVKDLNVALDAYVIDLQDRIALISPLSGAAVDQILAANGFSHVQQVQYYANAFDTRTKGLDLVADYTQYLERFGRLRWNVGANWNKATITDLKANPAQLQSLGLQRFERTELGGITDLTPKSKYIVGLNWQVNDWDVGVRTTRYGKVKRLGSGTTGVDETFGAKWITDVDVTYALTDNVRVSLGADNLFNVYPDKHTVTDVSGGSYYSSISPFGSYGAFYYSRLNIDF, from the coding sequence ATGCAACCCAGCTTTTCATCGAACGCATTTTTTTCACCGGCAGCCTTCGCGCTGACCGGGTTGTGCCTGGCGTCTACACCGCTGTTGGCCGATGACGACCCAGACACAGAACGCAAGAAAGCCGAGCCGGTCATGCAGACCGTGGTGTCGGTGGGCAACCGCGGCAACCAGCGCACCGTGGCGCAGAGCGCCGTGCCGATCGACGTGATCGGTGGCGAAGACCTGCAGAAGCAGGGCGGCAGCACGGCGCTGCGCGATGCGCTTGAGCACCTGTTGCCTTCGTTCAACGTGGCCAAGGTCACGGGCGGTGCCTACAGCAACGTGGCACGGGCGGCCGGCCTGCGCGGTTTGGGCGGCGGTTATGTGCTGGTACTGGTCAACGGCAAGCGCCGGCATGGCGGCTCGGTCGCGTCGGAGAACTCGGTATTGGTCGAGGGCTGGAACCCGGCGGACCTCGATCTGATTCCCATCAGCGCCATCGACCGTGTCGAGGTGCTGCGCGACGGTGCGGCCGCCCAATATGGTTCGGACGCCATTGCCGGGGTGATCAATATCATCCTCAAGTCCGACAGCAGCGGCGGCAGTTCCAGCACCATGGCCGGGCGCCGCTCCCATTACGCCAGCGGCGTCGGCTCCAACGGTGAGACCTACCAACAAACCTTCAACTACGGTTTGCCATTGCCCAACGAAGGGTTCTTCAATTTCGCCCTCGACGCCAAGAAGCAGGACAGCACCAAGCGCTCCGGCGTGGCCACCGGTGCGTTCTACTACCCGGTCAACGGCCAACCCGACCCCCGCGAAAACACCGTGGAGAAGCGCAGCTTTGGTGGCGGCCTGCCTGAAATCGAGCAGATCAACCTGTCGTACAACGCCGAATTGCCGCTCAACGATTCAACCTCGTTGTATTCCTTCAGCACCTTGGGCAAGCAGGATGCTCTGGTGTCCATTGGCTTTCGGCGGCCCAATTCCAACACCATCATCAACGAGCTGTACCCGGATGGCATTGCGCCGGATTTCACCTTTGAAAGCCTCGACTACCAAAGCACCTTCGGTGCCCGTGGTGATGACCTGGCAGGGTGGGGCTGGGACCTGAGCACCTCGTATGGCGCCAACCGCCAGAAGCAGATGACCGAAAACAACCTCAACCCGTCCCTGGGCACTGCCAGCCCCACCGACTTCACCTTGCAGACCAACCAGTTCACGCAGTGGACCACCAACCTGGACCTCAACCGCAAGCTCGATATCGGCACGCGCAACCCGCTGAACTTTGCCACCGGCCTGGAATACCGCTTCGAGCAGTACCGCACGGAGTCCGGCGATGTCGACTCCTACCGCAATGGCAACTATCGCTACCCGGTCGGCCACCCGCGTGCAGGCCAGTTGGCGGCTATCGGCGCCCTCGGCAATTACCTGTTGCTGCCCGAGGATGAGGTCAACCTGCGTCGCAGTGACACGGCGGCCTATATCGATCTTGGCCTGGACGTGACTGATAAATGGTTCGTGGGCGCCGCCGGGCGTTTCGAGCATTACACCGACAGCTCGGGCAATACCTGGACCGGCAAGCTCTCCACCCGCTATGCCTTCACCCCGGAGATTGCTGCACGCGGCGCGCTCAGCAGTGGTTTCGTTGCACCCTCGATGGTGCAGCAGGGGTACGCCAAGACGGGGCTGGGCCGTCGCACCGTGGGCAACACCACCCAAGACATCATGATCAAGCGCGTGCAGACCTATTCGGCTATCGGCCGTGCACTGGGCGCCGAAGACCTCGAGCCGGTGAAGTCGCAAAGCATCTCTGCCGGCCTGACCTGGACCCCGGTCAAAGACCTCAACGTGGCCTTGGATGCCTACGTGATCGACCTGCAGGATCGCATCGCGCTGATCAGCCCGTTGTCGGGCGCGGCCGTCGACCAGATCCTCGCGGCCAACGGGTTTTCCCATGTGCAGCAGGTGCAGTACTACGCCAATGCCTTCGATACCCGCACCAAGGGCCTCGACCTGGTAGCCGACTACACCCAGTACCTGGAGCGTTTCGGCCGCCTGCGCTGGAACGTTGGCGCCAACTGGAACAAGGCCACCATCACCGACCTCAAGGCCAACCCGGCGCAATTGCAGAGCCTCGGCCTGCAGCGTTTCGAGCGCACCGAGCTGGGTGGGATTACCGACCTGACCCCCAAGAGCAAGTACATCGTCGGCCTCAACTGGCAGGTCAATGACTGGGACGTCGGCGTACGCACCACCCGCTACGGCAAGGTCAAGCGCCTGGGCAGCGGCACCACCGGGGTGGATGAAACCTTCGGCGCCAAATGGATCACCGATGTCGACGTGACGTATGCCCTGACCGACAACGTGCGGGTCTCCCTGGGCGCTGACAACCTGTTCAACGTCTACCCGGACAAGCACACCGTGACCGATGTTTCCGGCGGTTCCTACTACTCGTCGATCTCGCCATTCGGTTCCTACGGGGCGTTCTACTACAGCCGCCTGAACATCGACTTTTAA
- a CDS encoding LysR family transcriptional regulator, with protein MDLRQLEAFAAVMSAGSVTGAGQMLGRSQPTVTRLIQELEQELGFALFERSGPKVTPTQKAFKLSAEVDSALQGVRHVQQRALNIARDENLSLRVVATPALAAGLVPPALARLPNHLRPQQLQIQSLTPEGVVQAVLAKTVDLGVVSLPLEHRGLEVHWIGEAACVAVLAEDSPLAAESVLSMQTLAQHTLISISNPFRFRRRINKAFENVGAEPQHILETNTSLTAMQMARAGLGVALVDPFTAFGVPLSGVVVRPIESTIPFFFGLISAYASPLSEVAQALIEALQACSQELLPGMIIHPANAHDALMQRIYAS; from the coding sequence GTGGATCTACGCCAGCTGGAAGCATTTGCCGCAGTCATGTCGGCAGGCAGTGTCACCGGTGCCGGGCAGATGCTGGGCCGTTCGCAGCCGACGGTCACGCGCCTGATCCAGGAGTTGGAACAGGAGCTGGGCTTTGCGTTGTTCGAGCGCAGCGGCCCCAAAGTCACGCCCACCCAGAAAGCCTTCAAGCTGTCGGCCGAGGTGGACAGTGCGCTGCAAGGGGTTCGGCATGTGCAGCAGCGGGCCTTGAACATCGCCCGTGACGAGAACCTCAGCCTGCGCGTGGTCGCAACCCCGGCCCTGGCGGCCGGCCTGGTACCCCCGGCCCTGGCGCGCTTGCCGAACCACCTGCGCCCTCAGCAATTGCAGATCCAGAGCCTCACGCCCGAAGGTGTGGTGCAGGCGGTATTGGCCAAAACCGTTGACCTCGGCGTGGTCAGCCTGCCCCTGGAGCACCGTGGCCTGGAAGTGCACTGGATCGGTGAGGCCGCTTGCGTGGCCGTACTGGCAGAGGACTCACCGCTGGCGGCGGAGTCGGTACTGAGCATGCAGACCCTGGCGCAGCACACGCTGATCAGTATTTCCAACCCGTTTCGCTTTCGCCGCCGGATCAACAAGGCATTTGAAAACGTCGGCGCCGAGCCCCAGCACATCCTCGAAACCAACACCTCGTTGACCGCCATGCAAATGGCCCGCGCCGGTCTCGGCGTGGCCTTGGTCGATCCGTTCACTGCGTTTGGCGTGCCGCTCAGCGGCGTGGTGGTGCGGCCGATCGAAAGCACCATTCCGTTTTTCTTCGGCTTGATTTCCGCCTACGCCAGCCCGCTGTCCGAGGTGGCCCAGGCATTGATCGAGGCGCTGCAAGCCTGCTCCCAGGAGTTACTCCCGGGCATGATCATCCACCCGGCCAACGCGCATGACGCCTTGATGCAGCGCATTTACGCCAGCTGA